From Zingiber officinale cultivar Zhangliang chromosome 5B, Zo_v1.1, whole genome shotgun sequence, the proteins below share one genomic window:
- the LOC121984550 gene encoding internal alternative NAD(P)H-ubiquinone oxidoreductase A2, mitochondrial-like: MAWLRSLSRLSRFTSSFSSGIPPDRSPSSFSATTRFSGFCSGASTSNGYAGLGPTRPGLDKPRLVVLGTGWAGCRLMKGVDARLYDIVCVSPRNHMVFTPLLASTCVGTLEFRSVAEPIGRIQPAISTAPGSYFFLARCTAVDPHAHTVHCEVVMDQEGLENAKEPWKFKLSYDKLIIAAGAEASTFGIHGVKEHAIFLREVHHAQEIRRRLLLNLMLSDVPGISEDEKKRLLHCVVIGGGPTGVEFSGELSDFIIKDVHERYSHVKDYIHVTLIEANEILSSFDVRLRQYATKQLTKSGVRLMRGIVKDVRPEKVILNDGTEVPYGLLVWSTGVGPSSFIQSLELPKSPGGRIGVDDWLRVPSVQDVFAIGDCSGFLENTGKPTLPALAQVAERQGKYLASLLNQIAKAGGGYANAAANIQLGDPFVYRHLGSMATVGRYKALVDLRQSKEAKGLSLTGFISWFIWRSAYLTRVISWRNRFYVAINWLTTFVFGRDISRI; encoded by the exons ATGGCTTGGCTTCGATCTCTCTCTCGCCTATCCCGCTTCACTTCATCTTTCTCCTCTGGGATTCCGCCCGATCGATCCCCTTCCTCCTTCTCCGCCACCACTAGGTTTTCCGGATTCTGCTCCGGTGCTTCCACCTCGAACGGCTATGCTGGCCTTGGTCCTACGAGGCCCGGGCTGGACAAGCCGAGGTTGGTGGTGCTCGGAACCGGGTGGGCCGGATGCCGGTTGATGAAGGGCGTTGATGCCCGCCTCTACGACATCGTTTGTGTCTCCCCAAGGAACCACATGGTCTTTACCCCGCTTCTCGCCTCAACTTGCGTCGGCACGCTCGAGTTCCGCTCCGTCGCTGAGCCCATCGGCCGCATCCAGCCCGCGATCTCAACAGCCCCGGGTTCGTACTTCTTCCTTGCTCGCTGCACGGCTGTTGATCCTCATGCGCACACG GTACACTGTGAGGTTGTCATGGATCAAGAAGGTTTAGAAAATGCTAAAGAACCATGGAAGTTTAAGTTATCATATGACAAATTGATTATTGCGGCTGGAGCAGAGGCCTCAACTTTTGGTATACATGGTGTAAAAGAGCATGCAATCTTCCTGCGGGAAGTTCATCATGCCCAAGAGATTCGTAGAAGACTTCTCCTCAATTTAATGCTCTCTGATGTACCTG GCATATCAGAGGATGAAAAAAAGAGACTATTGCACTGTGTTGTAATTGGAGGAGGCCCTACAGGTGTTGAGTTCAGTGGTGAACTAAGTGATTTCATCATTAAAGATGTCCATGAACGCTATTCACATGTTAAAGACTACATCCATGTTACCCTGATTGAG GCTAATGAGATATTGTCATCATTTGATGTTCGGCTCCGACAATATGCCACGAAGCAGTTAACTAAG TCAGGAGTTCGCCTTATGCGTGGGATTGTAAAAGATGTTCGACCTGAAAAAGTTATTCTTAATGATGGAACAGAAGTTCCATATGGGCTTCTTGTATGGTCTACTGGTGTTGGCCCTTCTTCATTCATTCAATCTTTAGAGCTCCCAAAGTCCCCTGGGGGAAG GATTGGCGTTGATGACTGGTTACGTGTTCCTTCTGTACAGGATGTGTTTGCCATAGGTGACTGTAGTGGGTTCCTTGAAAATACAGGAAAACCAACACTACCAGCCTTGGCACAG GTAGCTGAAAGGCAGGGAAAATATCTAGCTAGCTTGTTGAACCAAATTGCTAAAGCTGGTGGAGGCTATGCAAATGCTGCAGCTAATATACAATTAGGTGATCCTTTCGTCTATAGGCATCTAGGAAGCATGGCAACTGTTGGAAGATACAAAGCTCTTGTAGATCTCAGGCAAAGCAAG GAGGCTAAGGGACTTTCTCTTACGGGATTTATTAGCTGGTTCATCTGGCGATCGGCATATTTGACTCGTGTAATAAGTTGGAGGAATAGATTCTATGTTGCAATAAACTGGCTTACTACTTTCGTGTTTGGTCGTGATATAAGTCGCATCTGA